A region from the Polaribacter sp. Hel1_33_78 genome encodes:
- the alr gene encoding alanine racemase yields the protein MNNHVTVLEIDGNALEHNLNYFKQKLQPKTKILAVVKAFGYGSDGIKVAQFLEDKVDYFAVAYASEGIALREAEIKAPILVLHPQVQNLQSIVDYRLEPNLYSFKIFNAFLNLADTAPLMNYPIHLKFNTGLNRLGFWHADISKILTSLKETNHVKVQSLFSHLAASEDLEEKDFTTNQINNFAYIAQQFYTHLGYKPMLHILNTSGVVNYVKAQFDMVRIGIGLYGFGNNTEETSQLKNTHNLTSIISQIHFIEPGETVGYNRAFVAKRPSKSATIPIGHADGISRRLGNKKGHVLINNKKAPIIGNVCMDMIMVDVTKIECKEGDKVIIFNNQEMIQNIANISETIVYETLTAISQRVKKTLKY from the coding sequence ATGAATAATCATGTAACTGTTTTAGAAATTGATGGAAATGCTTTAGAACATAACCTAAATTATTTTAAACAAAAACTACAACCAAAAACCAAAATTTTAGCAGTTGTTAAAGCTTTTGGCTACGGAAGTGATGGCATTAAAGTTGCTCAATTTTTAGAAGATAAAGTAGATTATTTTGCAGTTGCTTATGCTTCTGAAGGTATTGCTTTGCGTGAAGCAGAAATAAAAGCTCCGATTTTAGTTTTACACCCTCAAGTACAAAATTTACAGTCTATTGTAGATTATAGATTAGAACCAAATCTATACAGTTTTAAAATTTTTAATGCTTTCTTAAATTTAGCGGATACAGCTCCTTTAATGAATTACCCTATTCATTTAAAGTTTAACACAGGTTTAAATAGATTAGGATTTTGGCATGCAGATATTTCTAAAATTTTAACGAGTTTAAAAGAAACAAATCACGTAAAAGTGCAATCTTTATTTTCGCATTTAGCGGCGAGTGAAGATTTAGAAGAAAAAGATTTTACAACAAATCAAATCAATAATTTTGCATACATAGCACAACAATTTTACACGCATTTAGGTTACAAACCTATGCTTCATATTTTAAATACATCTGGTGTTGTAAATTATGTAAAAGCCCAATTTGATATGGTTAGGATTGGCATTGGTTTATATGGGTTTGGAAATAATACCGAAGAAACATCTCAATTAAAGAACACACATAATTTAACCTCTATTATTTCTCAAATTCACTTCATTGAGCCCGGAGAAACGGTAGGCTACAATAGAGCTTTTGTTGCAAAAAGACCAAGTAAATCAGCAACAATACCGATTGGTCATGCAGATGGAATATCTAGAAGATTAGGTAATAAAAAAGGACATGTACTCATCAACAATAAAAAAGCACCTATTATTGGTAATGTCTGTATGGATATGATTATGGTTGATGTTACAAAGATTGAGTGTAAAGAAGGTGATAAAGTTATCATTTTTAATAATCAAGAAATGATACAAAATATTGCTAATATTTCTGAAACTATTGTTTATGAAACCTTAACTGCAATTTCACAGCGTGTTAAAAAAACGTTAAAATATTAA
- the truB gene encoding tRNA pseudouridine(55) synthase TruB, with protein MNIEEYQKGQVLLIDKPLTWTSFQVVNKLRWEIKQRFNIKKIKVGHAGTLDPLATGLLIICTGKQTKEIHTYQNQVKEYTGTFTLGATTPSYDLETEIDKKFPTEHITEDLLKETTKQFIGDIQQKPPIFSAIKKDGKRLYELARKGETTEIKARIVKVLEFEITTINLPKVDFKVVCSKGTYIRSLASDFGNALNSGAHLSALRRTKIGDFSVDKSNSIEGFIKSLKVE; from the coding sequence ATGAATATTGAAGAGTATCAAAAAGGTCAGGTTTTATTGATTGACAAACCACTTACTTGGACCTCTTTTCAGGTCGTGAACAAACTACGGTGGGAAATAAAACAGCGCTTTAATATTAAGAAAATTAAAGTGGGTCACGCAGGGACTTTAGATCCTTTAGCAACAGGTCTGTTAATTATTTGCACAGGAAAACAAACGAAAGAAATTCATACCTATCAAAATCAAGTAAAAGAGTATACAGGTACATTTACTCTAGGTGCAACCACTCCAAGTTACGATTTAGAAACAGAAATCGATAAAAAATTTCCGACAGAACATATTACTGAAGATTTATTAAAAGAAACTACAAAACAATTTATTGGTGATATTCAACAAAAACCACCTATTTTTTCTGCAATTAAAAAAGATGGAAAACGTTTATACGAATTGGCAAGAAAAGGCGAAACTACAGAAATTAAGGCCAGGATTGTTAAGGTTTTAGAATTCGAAATTACTACTATTAATCTGCCAAAAGTAGACTTTAAAGTAGTTTGTAGTAAAGGAACCTACATTCGTTCTTTAGCTTCCGATTTTGGAAATGCATTAAATTCTGGTGCGCATTTATCAGCATTAAGAAGAACAAAAATCGGTGATTTTTCTGTTGATAAATCAAATTCTATTGAGGGTTTTATTAAAAGTCTAAAAGTGGAATAG
- the mscL gene encoding large conductance mechanosensitive channel protein MscL yields MLKEFKDFAMKGNLIDIAVGFVMGAAFKQVVTSFTGGIVSPLIGLIFNTDFKDLKWIVKEGIIEDTGKVVGEVAVLYGDFLTNVIDFIIVAFVMFIIVKGVNATKKKEEPAPVAPKGPSQEDLLAEIRDLLAKKK; encoded by the coding sequence ATGCTTAAAGAATTTAAAGATTTTGCAATGAAGGGTAACCTTATCGATATTGCGGTAGGTTTTGTTATGGGGGCAGCTTTTAAACAAGTTGTAACTTCTTTTACAGGAGGAATTGTTTCTCCTTTAATTGGCCTGATATTTAACACTGATTTCAAAGATTTAAAATGGATTGTTAAAGAAGGTATTATTGAAGATACAGGAAAAGTTGTTGGAGAAGTTGCAGTTTTATATGGAGATTTCTTAACAAACGTAATCGACTTTATTATTGTAGCTTTTGTAATGTTCATAATTGTAAAAGGTGTAAATGCAACTAAAAAGAAAGAAGAGCCAGCACCAGTTGCTCCAAAAGGACCGAGTCAAGAAGATTTATTAGCTGAAATAAGAGATTTATTAGCTAAAAAGAAATAA
- a CDS encoding arsenate reductase family protein: protein MKKVYFLQTCDTCRRILKEVNTDGFERQEIKANNVSVSQLDEMHQLSGSYEALFNKRAKLYKAMDLKNQILSETDYKQYILDEYTFLKRPVFILNNEIFIGNSKKVVQDLKEKIG from the coding sequence ATGAAGAAAGTATATTTTTTACAAACTTGTGATACTTGCAGAAGAATTCTTAAAGAGGTAAATACTGATGGTTTTGAGCGTCAAGAAATAAAGGCAAATAACGTTTCAGTTTCTCAACTAGATGAAATGCACCAACTTTCTGGAAGTTACGAAGCGTTGTTTAACAAACGGGCAAAACTCTATAAAGCTATGGATTTAAAAAATCAAATATTGTCTGAAACTGATTATAAACAATATATTTTAGATGAATATACGTTTTTAAAACGCCCTGTTTTTATTTTAAATAATGAAATTTTTATTGGAAATAGTAAAAAAGTTGTTCAAGACTTAAAAGAGAAAATCGGCTAA
- a CDS encoding cystathionine gamma-synthase has protein sequence MKFNTKTIQGGQKHEEATGSVIPPIFQTSTYKQSSFGVAQEYNYSRGANPTRTALEDSFASIENGTHGFAFSSGLAAIDCVLRTLNPGDEVIAGNDLYGGTYRMFTQLFQKYGLEFTYVDIDSGENILKEITERTKLVWLETPTNPLMKIADIEAICSAVKEVNVDILIAVDNTFATPYLQRPLDLGADIVMHSVTKYLGGHSDLLMGALIVKEAKLADELNFIQFAAGAIAGPMDSFLALRGIKTLHVRMQRHCENASAVASFLKKNPKIGAVYYPGLEDHPNHEVAKKQMKDFGGVVSFRLKDGSREATFKFLESIKFFTLAESLGGVESMVNHSATMSHASMPEEARLKIGITDSLIRLSVGIEDVEDLLADLEQALNH, from the coding sequence ATGAAATTCAATACAAAAACTATCCAAGGAGGACAAAAACACGAAGAAGCTACAGGCTCAGTAATTCCACCAATTTTTCAAACATCTACTTATAAACAATCTAGTTTTGGGGTAGCACAAGAATACAATTATTCAAGAGGGGCAAACCCAACGAGAACTGCTTTAGAAGATAGTTTTGCTTCTATTGAAAATGGAACACATGGTTTTGCATTTTCTTCTGGTTTGGCAGCAATAGATTGTGTTCTCCGAACACTAAATCCTGGCGATGAAGTTATTGCAGGAAACGATTTGTATGGAGGAACTTACAGAATGTTTACACAACTATTCCAAAAATACGGACTAGAGTTTACCTATGTAGATATAGATTCTGGAGAAAATATATTAAAAGAAATTACAGAAAGAACAAAATTAGTTTGGTTGGAAACACCAACAAATCCATTAATGAAAATTGCTGATATCGAAGCAATTTGTTCTGCAGTAAAAGAAGTCAATGTAGACATTTTAATTGCTGTAGATAATACATTTGCAACACCATATTTACAAAGGCCTTTAGATTTAGGGGCAGACATTGTAATGCATTCTGTAACAAAATATTTAGGAGGACATTCAGATTTGTTAATGGGTGCTTTAATTGTAAAAGAAGCAAAATTAGCTGATGAATTAAATTTTATTCAATTTGCCGCTGGGGCTATTGCAGGACCTATGGATTCTTTCTTAGCATTAAGAGGTATAAAAACTTTACATGTTAGAATGCAAAGACATTGTGAAAACGCTAGCGCAGTAGCTAGTTTTTTAAAGAAAAACCCTAAGATTGGGGCCGTCTATTATCCTGGCTTAGAAGATCATCCAAATCATGAAGTGGCTAAAAAACAGATGAAGGATTTTGGTGGAGTCGTTTCTTTCCGTTTAAAAGACGGCAGTAGAGAAGCTACTTTTAAATTTTTAGAAAGCATTAAATTCTTTACGTTAGCGGAATCTTTAGGAGGTGTAGAAAGTATGGTAAATCATTCGGCAACAATGTCGCATGCATCCATGCCAGAAGAAGCACGCTTAAAAATAGGGATTACGGATTCTTTAATACGACTAAGTGTTGGTATTGAAGATGTAGAAGATTTATTAGCAGATTTAGAACAAGCGTTAAATCATTAA
- a CDS encoding DUF3089 domain-containing protein has protein sequence MVKKIFFLAFFIVLVGCKSTHKIQGFSKKDIPLKPNYNNEKNWAVLPNSSFGELKEFTSKEIDTLQADVFYVYPTLNTEDDDLRWNVPVEDIEQQNKVLNKAVLFQASAFATSGKLYVPYYRQAHLRSYKMLENGGDKALLLAYSDVKKAFEVYLKNYNKGRPIIIASHSQGSTHAKFLLRDFFDNKPLQEKLIAAYIVGTVLKSDLFSTLKPMTKPNEIGGFVGWNTFKKGNYPKKRDVYKGSVTTNPITWDDAKTTELYEHKGFLYSNKKIYKNVLKIEITDGLVWSTNPKFPMRFFMSFMKNYHVGDINLFWQDIRENAELRTKTWLAENK, from the coding sequence ATGGTAAAAAAAATATTCTTTTTGGCGTTTTTTATAGTTTTAGTGGGATGTAAATCAACCCACAAAATTCAGGGATTTTCGAAAAAGGACATTCCTTTAAAACCTAATTATAATAATGAGAAAAATTGGGCAGTTTTACCAAATTCTTCTTTTGGAGAATTAAAAGAATTTACTTCTAAAGAAATAGATACTTTACAAGCAGATGTTTTTTATGTGTATCCAACTTTAAATACAGAGGATGATGATTTACGTTGGAATGTTCCTGTAGAGGATATTGAGCAGCAGAATAAAGTTTTAAACAAAGCGGTATTATTTCAAGCTTCTGCATTTGCAACTTCAGGTAAATTGTACGTTCCTTATTATAGACAAGCACATTTACGTTCTTATAAGATGTTAGAAAACGGAGGAGATAAGGCGTTGCTTTTAGCCTATTCTGATGTTAAAAAAGCTTTTGAAGTTTATTTAAAAAACTACAATAAAGGTAGACCAATTATCATTGCAAGTCACAGTCAAGGTTCTACACATGCCAAATTTTTATTAAGAGATTTTTTTGATAACAAACCTTTGCAAGAAAAATTGATAGCGGCATATATTGTTGGTACAGTCCTAAAATCAGATTTGTTTTCAACTTTAAAGCCAATGACAAAACCAAATGAAATAGGAGGTTTTGTTGGTTGGAATACATTTAAGAAAGGCAATTATCCGAAGAAAAGAGATGTTTATAAAGGTAGTGTTACAACAAATCCTATAACTTGGGACGATGCAAAAACTACAGAATTATATGAACACAAGGGGTTTTTATATTCTAATAAAAAGATATATAAAAATGTATTAAAAATAGAAATTACAGATGGATTGGTTTGGAGTACAAACCCTAAATTTCCAATGCGATTTTTTATGTCTTTTATGAAAAATTATCATGTTGGTGATATTAATCTTTTTTGGCAGGATATTAGAGAAAATGCAGAATTAAGAACTAAAACCTGGTTAGCGGAAAATAAATAA
- a CDS encoding DinB family protein — protein sequence MKIQFDILRKSRELILKELEGLTLDQIHEIPEGFKNNIAWNVAHLVVTQQLLHYKFSDLNCLCPDNLIDDYKKGTAPTKIFTVEEFDEVKELLMGLPDTLEEDFEAGIFENYNDYPTSTGFVLSSIETAIAFNNFHEGIHYGIIRAIKKFI from the coding sequence ATGAAAATACAATTTGATATTTTACGAAAATCTAGAGAGCTTATTTTAAAAGAACTAGAAGGGTTAACCCTAGATCAAATTCATGAGATTCCTGAAGGATTTAAGAATAATATAGCTTGGAATGTAGCGCATTTAGTAGTTACACAACAATTGTTGCATTACAAATTTTCAGATTTAAATTGTTTGTGTCCGGATAATTTAATTGACGATTATAAAAAAGGAACTGCACCAACTAAAATTTTCACGGTAGAAGAATTTGACGAAGTGAAAGAACTATTGATGGGTTTGCCAGATACTTTAGAAGAAGATTTCGAAGCAGGTATTTTTGAGAATTATAATGACTATCCAACAAGTACGGGTTTCGTTTTAAGCTCGATAGAAACGGCAATCGCATTTAATAATTTTCATGAGGGCATTCACTATGGAATTATTAGAGCTATCAAAAAATTCATATAA
- a CDS encoding glycosyltransferase family 4 protein — translation MKPVLIHTHFHRRKTGVTRSIENVLPFFDDDFETYVYGSNIDGNKITTSKLKSILFSDLKTVVHCHRNNEIIGMLWYRFLGAKFKLIATRHAETVPSGLTKYLLKKADKVITLIKSMSTNLGIDNTLIAHGVRVEEFVPNPEKRLEKIKQDNVILNAGRVRKAKGQLVLLEAAKVLKEQKNWALVIVGKVDKPLFLEELKTITKKHEIENQVYFADETRDIISYYQAAKIVVAPSFSEGFSLVTAEAMSCECTVIATKNVGVHSQLITNGKNGYLFEAGNSPALELLLFKLMKNQISHLGKQGREEIAQNWSAKKEAQNLIELYKLW, via the coding sequence TTGAAACCCGTTTTAATCCATACACATTTTCATCGCCGTAAAACTGGAGTAACCAGAAGTATAGAAAATGTACTTCCTTTTTTTGATGATGATTTTGAAACATATGTTTATGGTTCAAATATTGATGGAAATAAAATTACCACTTCAAAATTAAAATCAATACTATTTTCTGATTTAAAAACAGTCGTACATTGTCATAGAAATAATGAAATTATAGGAATGCTATGGTATCGTTTTTTAGGTGCAAAATTCAAATTGATTGCAACTAGGCACGCAGAAACTGTGCCTTCAGGGCTCACAAAATATTTGCTTAAAAAAGCGGATAAAGTAATTACGCTCATTAAAAGTATGAGCACTAATTTAGGGATTGATAATACTCTTATTGCTCATGGGGTTAGAGTTGAAGAGTTTGTGCCAAATCCAGAAAAAAGGCTAGAAAAGATTAAACAAGACAATGTTATTTTAAATGCAGGAAGAGTAAGAAAAGCAAAAGGTCAACTTGTTTTGCTCGAAGCTGCCAAGGTTCTAAAAGAGCAAAAAAATTGGGCATTAGTTATTGTTGGTAAAGTTGATAAGCCTCTATTTTTAGAAGAATTAAAAACGATTACAAAAAAACATGAAATAGAAAATCAAGTTTATTTTGCTGATGAAACTAGAGATATTATTTCTTATTATCAAGCAGCAAAAATTGTTGTCGCTCCAAGTTTTTCTGAAGGATTTTCTTTAGTAACTGCCGAAGCTATGTCTTGTGAATGCACAGTAATTGCCACAAAAAATGTAGGAGTTCATTCCCAATTAATTACAAATGGTAAAAATGGGTATTTGTTTGAAGCAGGAAATTCTCCGGCGTTAGAGCTACTTTTATTTAAATTGATGAAAAATCAAATTTCACATTTGGGGAAACAAGGAAGAGAAGAAATTGCACAAAATTGGAGTGCAAAAAAAGAAGCACAAAATTTAATAGAACTTTATAAATTATGGTAA
- a CDS encoding DUF4252 domain-containing protein, protein MKRLTVIISAFFIITVSAQEEAFKKFYKVNKDKSAFSINLSTSLAGSFLDDEDEESLTSLIKKSSNFKLMVFDNEDDTVSKNFKKFTRKNRLKTLARVKDKEGKAEFFFIEKNKFITEIIIRANSNNDKLVLFGLKTKITKDELAAVFSSSDVKISSK, encoded by the coding sequence ATGAAACGACTTACTGTAATTATCTCTGCTTTTTTTATAATAACTGTATCTGCTCAAGAAGAAGCTTTTAAAAAATTCTATAAAGTAAATAAGGACAAATCAGCTTTTTCAATCAATTTATCAACTTCATTGGCAGGTTCCTTTTTAGACGATGAAGATGAAGAGAGTTTGACAAGTTTAATTAAAAAATCGAGCAACTTCAAGTTAATGGTTTTTGATAATGAAGATGATACCGTATCGAAGAATTTTAAAAAGTTTACAAGAAAAAACAGATTAAAAACTTTGGCTCGCGTTAAAGATAAGGAAGGTAAAGCAGAATTCTTTTTTATTGAAAAAAATAAATTTATAACAGAAATTATTATAAGAGCCAATAGTAATAATGATAAACTTGTTTTATTCGGTTTAAAAACAAAAATCACTAAAGATGAGTTGGCGGCAGTATTTTCTTCTTCCGATGTAAAAATTTCATCAAAATAA
- a CDS encoding thymidine kinase, translating into MFLENTVNHTEQFGWIEVICGSMFSGKTEELIRRLKRAQFAKQSVEIFKPALDTRYDEEQVVSHNDNRIRSTPVPVSSNIRLLANDVDVIGIDEAQFFDDEIVAVCNDLANRGIRVIVAGLDMDFQGNPFGPMPALMATAEYVTKVHAVCTHTGNLAHYSFRKAQNDKLVMLGETQEYEPLSRAAYFKAVKNKEKGITDKKESSTDE; encoded by the coding sequence ATGTTTCTTGAAAATACAGTAAATCATACAGAACAATTTGGCTGGATAGAAGTTATTTGTGGCTCTATGTTTTCTGGTAAAACAGAAGAATTAATTAGACGTTTAAAGCGTGCACAATTTGCAAAACAAAGTGTAGAAATTTTTAAACCTGCTCTTGATACGCGTTATGATGAAGAGCAAGTTGTTTCGCATAATGATAATAGAATCAGATCAACACCTGTACCGGTTTCTTCAAATATTAGGCTGTTAGCCAATGATGTAGATGTTATTGGTATTGATGAAGCTCAGTTTTTTGATGATGAAATTGTTGCTGTTTGTAATGATTTAGCAAACCGAGGAATACGAGTAATTGTCGCCGGTTTAGATATGGACTTTCAAGGAAATCCTTTTGGCCCAATGCCTGCTTTAATGGCAACTGCGGAATATGTGACTAAAGTACATGCGGTTTGCACACACACAGGTAACTTAGCACATTACAGTTTTAGAAAAGCACAAAATGACAAATTGGTAATGTTAGGTGAGACTCAGGAATATGAACCTTTAAGCAGAGCTGCATATTTTAAAGCTGTCAAAAATAAAGAGAAAGGAATTACTGATAAAAAAGAAAGTTCTACTGATGAATAA